From the genome of Cygnus atratus isolate AKBS03 ecotype Queensland, Australia unplaced genomic scaffold, CAtr_DNAZoo_HiC_assembly HiC_scaffold_156, whole genome shotgun sequence, one region includes:
- the LOC118250413 gene encoding inositol 1,4,5-trisphosphate receptor-interacting protein-like 1 has product MASALFFILTFLGFGPQKVGDELDADTNEPIQQRAEMLQERMMQLLLEIEKRDQERHRHGGMQAVLLSVLLRWQFWFSIGVLVLFFWYLWWLLRRIREPDSSSEEESSSSEEDESSSSEEEEEEQERPRPNPNNADDLADYVSQRIYWPLPNPIIRCYQVVEVVEDLLNVYSSVFQETFFPELQSAIGVGSAFEGWSPRENDTVYRLLMPMTAPRGHSFHLELGNEDDMLARNSSIRVELECTCAREQAFEDMLCFLHHSEDELKNQEPSLLDTLCTDSYLDAEKTARWFQNFVKTAWVVMPQSHIYNVKVLPSSRSCKFQMTNATKRNLTIEIIFGVQQGNSDIFLSSQRTEAIFTRSTTWPQSCAVAERKFFQHINAEAWFYSLHLKCMQICARMLVGTSISTYVIKTVVMHLLTTIPLEMWHREDFLLRLDDIIRYLHCCLEEKRLNHFFFGNEMVPDVIVLPPAFQFSGPVNLFEHLEQDTHAYTHALEEFQELRNRLTRLMIYGR; this is encoded by the coding sequence ATGgcttcagcactttttttcaTCCTGACGTTCCTGGGTTTTGGCCCGCAGAAGGTCGGCGATGAACTAGATGCAGATACAAATGAGCCCATACAGCAGCGTGCGGAGATGCTGCAGGAGCGCATGATGCAGCTCCTGTTGGAAATTGAGAAGAGGGACCAGGAGCGCCACAGGCACGGTGGCATGCAAGCCGTGCTCTTATCTGTGTTGCTGCGCTGGCAGTTCTGGTTCAGCATTGGAGttcttgtccttttcttttggtACCTCTGGTGGCTTCTTAGAAGGATCCGAGagcctgacagcagcagtgaggaggaGAGCTCCAGTAGCGAAGAAGATGAGAGCTCCAGTAGcgaagaagaggaggaagagcaagaaagacCACGACCAAACCCCAATAATGCAGACGATCTGGCTGATTATGTAAGTCAGCGCATCTACTGGCCACTTCCAAATCCAATCATCAGATGCTATcaggtggtggaggtggtggaagACCTCCTGAATGTCTACAGCTCGGTCTTTCAAGAGACTTTCTTTCCGGAGCTGCAGTCAGCCATCGGAGTGGGCAGTGCCTTTGAAGGTTGGAGTCCCCGTGAGAATGACACTGTCTACCGCCTACTTATGCCCATGACGGCCCCCCGTGGGCACTCCTTCCACCTGGAGCTGGGCAATGAGGATGATATGCTGGCGAGGAACTCCTCTATCCGTGTCGAGCTGGAGTGCACGTGCGCGAGGGAGCAGGCCTTTGAGgacatgctgtgcttcctccaccaTTCTGAGGATGAGCTGAAAAATCAGGAGCCGAGCCTCCTAGACACCCTCTGCACCGACTCCTACCTAGATGCGGAGAAGACTGCAAGGTGGTTCCAGAACTTCGTGAAAACAGCCTGGGTGGTTATGCCTCAGTCGCACATTTACAATGTAAAAGTGCTACCTTCCAGCCGCTCCTGCAAGTTCCAGATGACAAATGCTACCAAGAGAAACCTCACCATTGAGATAATATTTGGGGTTCAGCAAGGCAATTCAGACATCTTCCTGAGCAGCCAGAGGACGGAGGCCATCTTTACCCGCAGCACAACATggccacagagctgtgctgttgCAGAGAGGAAGTTCTTCCAGCACATAAACGCCGAAGCCTGGTTCTACAGCTTACACCTCAAGTGCATGCAGATCTGCGCCCGTATGCTGGTGGGCACAAGCATTTCCACTTATGTCATCAAGACTGTTGTCATGCACCTCCTGACCACCATCCCCTTGGAAATGTGGCACAGGGAGGATTTTCTGCTGCGGCTGGATGATATCATTCGGTACCTGCACTGCTGCCTGGAAGAGAAACGCCTCAACCACTTCTTCTTTGGCAACGAGATGGTGCCCGATGTGATTGTCCTGCCACCAGCCTTCCAATTTTCTGGCCCAGTCAACCTTTTCGAGCACCTGGAGCAGGACACGCATGCCTACACCCACGCGCTGGAAGAGTTCCAGGAGCTGCGCAATCGGCTCACAAGACTGATGATCTATGGACGCTGA
- the LOC118250321 gene encoding inositol 1,4,5-trisphosphate receptor-interacting protein-like 1 codes for MASALFFILTFLGFGPQKVGDELDADTNEPIQQRAEMLQERMMQLLLEIEKRDQERHRHGGMQAVLLSVLLRWQFWFSIGVLVLFFWYLWWLLRRIREPDSSSEEESSSSEEDESSSSEEEEEEQERPRPNPNNADDLADYVSQRIYWPLPNPIIRCYQVVEVVEDLLNVYSSVFQETFFPELQSAIGVGSAFEGWSPRENDTVYRLLMPMTAPRGHSFHLELGNEDDMLARNSSIRVELECTCAREQAFEDMLCFLHHSEDELKNQEPSLLDTLCTDSYLDAEKTARWFQNFVKTAWVVMPQSHIYNVKVLPSSRSCKFQMTNATKRNLTIEIIFGVQQGNSDIFLSSQRTEAIFTRSTTWPQSCAVAERKFFQHINAEAWFYSLHLKCMQICARMLVGTSISTYVIKTVVMHLLTTISLEMWHREDFLLRLDDIIRYLHCCLEEKRLNHFFFGNEMVPDVIVLPPAFQFSGPVNLFEHLEQDTHAYTHALEEFQELRNRLTRLMIYGR; via the coding sequence ATGGCTTCGGCACTTTTTTTCATCCTGACGTTCCTGGGTTTTGGCCCGCAGAAGGTCGGCGATGAACTAGATGCAGATACAAATGAGCCCATACAGCAGCGTGCGGAGATGCTGCAGGAGCGCATGATGCAGCTCCTGTTGGAAATTGAGAAGAGGGACCAGGAGCGCCACAGGCACGGTGGCATGCAAGCCGTGCTCTTATCTGTGTTGCTGCGCTGGCAGTTCTGGTTCAGCATTGGAGTTCTTGTCCTTTTCTTCTGGTACCTCTGGTGGCTTCTTAGAAGGATCCGAGagcctgacagcagcagtgaggaggaGAGCTCCAGTAGCGAAGAAGATGAGAGCTCCAGTAGcgaagaagaggaggaagagcaagaaagacCACGACCAAACCCCAATAATGCAGATGATCTGGCTGATTATGTAAGTCAGCGCATCTACTGGCCACTTCCAAATCCAATCATCAGATGCTATcaggtggtggaggtggtggaagACCTCCTGAATGTCTACAGCTCGGTCTTTCAAGAGACTTTCTTTCCGGAGCTGCAGTCAGCCATCGGAGTGGGCAGTGCCTTTGAAGGTTGGAGTCCCCGTGAGAATGACACTGTCTACCGCCTACTTATGCCCATGACGGCCCCCCGTGGGCACTCCTTCCACCTGGAGCTGGGCAATGAGGACGATATGCTGGCGAGGAACTCCTCTATCCGTGTCGAGCTGGAGTGCACGTGCGCGAGGGAGCAGGCCTTTGAGgacatgctgtgcttcctccaccaTTCTGAGGATGAGCTGAAAAATCAGGAGCCGAGCCTCCTAGACACCCTCTGCACCGACTCCTACCTAGATGCGGAGAAGACTGCAAGGTGGTTCCAGAACTTCGTGAAAACAGCCTGGGTGGTTATGCCTCAGTCGCACATTTACAATGTAAAAGTGCTACCTTCCAGCCGCTCCTGCAAGTTCCAGATGACAAATGCTACCAAGAGAAACCTCACCATTGAGATAATATTTGGGGTTCAGCAAGGCAATTCAGACATCTTCCTGAGCAGCCAGAGGACGGAGGCCATCTTTACCCGCAGCACAACATggccacagagctgtgctgttgCAGAGAGGAAGTTCTTCCAGCACATAAACGCCGAAGCCTGGTTCTACAGCTTACACCTCAAGTGCATGCAGATCTGCGCCCGTATGCTGGTGGGCACAAGCATTTCCACTTATGTCATCAAGACTGTTGTCATGCACCTCCTGACCACCATCTCCTTGGAAATGTGGCACAGGGAGGATTTTCTGCTGCGGCTGGATGATATCATTCGGTACCTGCACTGCTGCCTGGAAGAGAAACGCCTCAACCACTTCTTCTTTGGCAACGAGATGGTGCCCGATGTGATTGTCCTGCCACCAGCCTTCCAATTTTCTGGCCCAGTCAACCTTTTCGAGCACCTGGAGCAGGACACGCATGCCTACACCCACGCGCTGGAAGAGTTCCAGGAGCTGCGCAATCGGCTCACAAGACTGATGATCTATGGACGCTGA